Proteins encoded within one genomic window of Eurosta solidaginis isolate ZX-2024a chromosome 1, ASM4086904v1, whole genome shotgun sequence:
- the Rad60 gene encoding DNA repair protein Rad60 isoform X1, translated as MSQEYDVFAELYENDKDEKAKFLETLKSRDAAVNGTASSDDDELLPGSLRGKGRGRGKKAKPAPASKKKDVSPQQDINGSKTRKLETPGTENAHAPLSETAPLSLPTEETGPTRRRRSTRNSTASSSLNAVTTTITAPTNVTPAGRGGRGGRGRKGRRGRNTAAPMQGLQFGLPSVANTISIAETMDIFAAMMGGRVCNVVRRNVMRARRDYFAEVAARATNVDYVDLVSSPMPRIEGVVTVDSDADDSKSSNSVEITGAEQPSTSFTNTLESSFDEDNPEISVKIKWEGGNPEIFKLRKYQKFHKIFNEIAERENTQIDNLVFNIENRIIAASDTPASINYKIYEFISGRVLTDMFQVGAERKKRDANVISLKIQSDLWPKKPLKVELNKTDKLKILYIKCAEELKMPTEDLILSFNGDHLGFNDTPEDFELENDEAVDLRLKKK; from the exons ATGTCTCAGGAATATGACGTATTTGCAGAATTGTATGAAAATGATAAAG ATGAAAAAGCCAAGTTTTTAGAGACGCTTAAATCACGGGATGCAGCTGTAAATGGCACTGCTAGTTCGGATGACGATGAATTACTTCCAGGAAGTTTACGGGGCAAAGGAAGAGGCCGTGGTAAGAAGGCTAAGCCGGCGCCTGCATCAAAAAAGAAAGATGTGTCACCGCAGCAAGATATCAATGGCAGCAAAACTAGAAAATTAGAAACACCAGGAACAGAAAATGCCCATGCTCCATTATCTGAAACAGCACCTTTGTCTTTACCTACAGAAGAAACTGGTCCAACTCGTCGCAGACGCTCAACACGAAATAGCACTGCAAGTTCATCTCTGAACGCTGTTACTACCACCATAACTGCGCCCACAAATGTCACTCCAGCAGGAAGAGGGGGAAGAGGGGGAAGAGGGCGAAAGGGTCGTCGCGGCAGAAATACAGCTGCTCCTATGCAAGGATTACAGTTTGGACTACCCTCTGTTGCCAATACTATTTCAATTGCAGAGACCATGGATATATTTGCAGCGATGATGGGTGGACGGGTGTGTAACGTA GTCAGACGCAATGTTATGCGCGCTCGGCGCGATTATTTCGCTGAAGTTGCCGCGCGTGCCACTAATGTTGACTACGTTGATTTAGTATCTAGCCCAATGCCTCGTATTGAGGGTGTT GTAACAGTTGATTCAGATGCTGATGATAGCAAATCGAGTAATAGTGTCGAAATAACAGGAGCTGAACAACCCAGCACTTCTTTTACTAATACGTTAGAATCCTCCTTCGATGAAGATAACCCAGAAATATCAGTTAAGATAAAATGGGAAGGCGGAAATCCGGAAATCTTTAAATTacgcaaatatcaaaaatttcataaaatatttaatgAAATCGCCGAACGTGAAAATACTCAAATTGATAATCTGGTATTCAACATAGAAAATCGAATAATAGCGGCCAGTGATACACCAGCCAGtattaattataaaatttatgaGTTTATTA GTGGGCGTGTACTAACAGATATGTTTCAAGTAGGCGCCGAACGCAAAAAGCGTGATGCGAATGTAATATCCTTAAAAATACAATCAGATTTATGGCCAAAGAAACCGCTCAAAGTTGAATTGAACAAAACAGATAAACTAAAAATTCTTTACATTAAATGTGCCGAGGAATTGAAAATGCCAACTGAAGATCTTATCTTAAG CTTTAATGGCGATCACTTGGGCTTCAATGACACGCCAGAAGATTTTGAACTTGAAAATGATGAGGCAGTGGATTTacgtttaaagaaaaaataa
- the Rad60 gene encoding DNA repair protein Rad60 isoform X2 has translation MSQEYDVFAELYENDKDEKAKFLETLKSRDAAVNGTASSDDDELLPGSLRGKGRGRGKKAKPAPASKKKDVSPQQDINGSKTRKLETPGTENAHAPLSETAPLSLPTEETGPTRRRRSTRNSTASSSLNAVTTTITAPTNVTPAGRGGRGGRGRKGRRGRNTAAPMQGLQFGLPSVANTISIAETMDIFAAMMGGRVRRNVMRARRDYFAEVAARATNVDYVDLVSSPMPRIEGVVTVDSDADDSKSSNSVEITGAEQPSTSFTNTLESSFDEDNPEISVKIKWEGGNPEIFKLRKYQKFHKIFNEIAERENTQIDNLVFNIENRIIAASDTPASINYKIYEFISGRVLTDMFQVGAERKKRDANVISLKIQSDLWPKKPLKVELNKTDKLKILYIKCAEELKMPTEDLILSFNGDHLGFNDTPEDFELENDEAVDLRLKKK, from the exons ATGTCTCAGGAATATGACGTATTTGCAGAATTGTATGAAAATGATAAAG ATGAAAAAGCCAAGTTTTTAGAGACGCTTAAATCACGGGATGCAGCTGTAAATGGCACTGCTAGTTCGGATGACGATGAATTACTTCCAGGAAGTTTACGGGGCAAAGGAAGAGGCCGTGGTAAGAAGGCTAAGCCGGCGCCTGCATCAAAAAAGAAAGATGTGTCACCGCAGCAAGATATCAATGGCAGCAAAACTAGAAAATTAGAAACACCAGGAACAGAAAATGCCCATGCTCCATTATCTGAAACAGCACCTTTGTCTTTACCTACAGAAGAAACTGGTCCAACTCGTCGCAGACGCTCAACACGAAATAGCACTGCAAGTTCATCTCTGAACGCTGTTACTACCACCATAACTGCGCCCACAAATGTCACTCCAGCAGGAAGAGGGGGAAGAGGGGGAAGAGGGCGAAAGGGTCGTCGCGGCAGAAATACAGCTGCTCCTATGCAAGGATTACAGTTTGGACTACCCTCTGTTGCCAATACTATTTCAATTGCAGAGACCATGGATATATTTGCAGCGATGATGGGTGGACGG GTCAGACGCAATGTTATGCGCGCTCGGCGCGATTATTTCGCTGAAGTTGCCGCGCGTGCCACTAATGTTGACTACGTTGATTTAGTATCTAGCCCAATGCCTCGTATTGAGGGTGTT GTAACAGTTGATTCAGATGCTGATGATAGCAAATCGAGTAATAGTGTCGAAATAACAGGAGCTGAACAACCCAGCACTTCTTTTACTAATACGTTAGAATCCTCCTTCGATGAAGATAACCCAGAAATATCAGTTAAGATAAAATGGGAAGGCGGAAATCCGGAAATCTTTAAATTacgcaaatatcaaaaatttcataaaatatttaatgAAATCGCCGAACGTGAAAATACTCAAATTGATAATCTGGTATTCAACATAGAAAATCGAATAATAGCGGCCAGTGATACACCAGCCAGtattaattataaaatttatgaGTTTATTA GTGGGCGTGTACTAACAGATATGTTTCAAGTAGGCGCCGAACGCAAAAAGCGTGATGCGAATGTAATATCCTTAAAAATACAATCAGATTTATGGCCAAAGAAACCGCTCAAAGTTGAATTGAACAAAACAGATAAACTAAAAATTCTTTACATTAAATGTGCCGAGGAATTGAAAATGCCAACTGAAGATCTTATCTTAAG CTTTAATGGCGATCACTTGGGCTTCAATGACACGCCAGAAGATTTTGAACTTGAAAATGATGAGGCAGTGGATTTacgtttaaagaaaaaataa